DNA sequence from the Streptomyces canus genome:
GATTGCCCAGGGCGAGGAGCCCCGCTGACGGCTACTGACCATGGCCACCGCCGACACCGTCCGGCTGCAGCAGCTGCCCAAGGATAATCTCGACGCGACGACCCCGAACCGCCTCTACGACGTCACCGGTCAGCTACTCAAGGCGCACCACATGCCCTGCCCGGCCCCGCTGCTCGACCCGGCGGACGACGTCCTCTGCGGAGGCACTCAGTGAACCTGGAGTTGGTGGAGGTGGCTGACGGTCTGCTGAGTTATGAGTGCTGGGCCGATCGACTACATGGCTCCGCCTGCAGTTTCCCCTCATTTTCAAGGTCGGCAGCGCCCCTCCTGTGTTGTCAGTCCCAACAACCGAACGGAAAGATCATCAGGGAGGGGTAGAGGCTAGGGCACCCTGTATCCGGCGGCGCGGAACAGTTCGTACCATTCGGATCGGGTGAGCGGGAGGTCGGAACCGAGCGCGGCGGCCGTGACGCGTTCTGGCGTGGTCGTGCCGAGCACGACCTGCATCTGCGCGGGATGGCGCGTGATCCAGGCGACCGCGATCGCCTCGCCCGGCACGCCGTACTTGTCGCTCAGCCGGTCGATCACCGCGTTCAACTCGGGGAAGCGGTCGGAACCGAGGAACGGGCCGTCGAAGAAACCGGCCTGGAAAGGCGACCACGCCTGGATGGTGATGTCGTGCAGGCGGCAGTAGTCGACGACTCCGTCATCACGTACGACCGACTGATCGAGGTCCTGCATATTCGCGGCAACGCCCTGCGCGATCATCGGCGCGTGAGTGATCGACAGTTGCAGCTGGTTCGCCACGATTGGTTGCGTCACGTGCTTGCGCAGCAGGTCGAGCTGTCGGGGGGTCTGGTTGGAGACGCCGAAAGCGCGCACTTTGCCTGCCGCCGACAGCTCATCGAAGGCGCGGGCCACCTCTTCCGGCTCGACGAGGGCGTCGGGACGGTGCAGCAGCAGGATGTCGAGATAGTCCGTGCCCAGTGCCTGGAGTGAACCGTTCACGGACTCGATGATGTGGTGGTGAGAGAAGTCGAAGTACGGCCCGTCCTTGACGATGCCGGCCTTGGACTGAATGACGAACTGCTCACGCTCCGACGAGCTGAGCTTCATGGCTTCAGCGAAACGACGCTCGCAACCGTGGTCGTCCGAGCCGTAGACGTCGGCGTGATCGAGGAACGTGACGCCGGCGTCGCGCGCAGTGTTCACCAGCCTGCGCACCGCCTCGTCGGTCATGTTCTCGATGCGCATCAGGCCAAGGACGACGTTCGGGACCACCATGTTGGTGCCGGGCAGAATGAAGGTCTTCATGTGACTCTTTCGCTGTGACTTGAACGTTTCAGACGGAAGCAAGTGCGAACTGGTCAGCCGTGGGCTCGAGATCGGCCGCGGCTGCGGAGTCGCGCATGCTTGCGGAGCGCGAGGCCGCGAGGTCCTCCTTCACGACCGCGATACCGCCGAGCGGGTTCCAGGGCAGGAAGGAGAGGCCGAGCTCGGTGCGCTGCTCGAGTTCTCCCCGGTTGGAGCGGAAGGCGGGCGAGAACTGGTCCTGCACCGACATGAGCCGACCGCCGAG
Encoded proteins:
- a CDS encoding aldo/keto reductase encodes the protein MKTFILPGTNMVVPNVVLGLMRIENMTDEAVRRLVNTARDAGVTFLDHADVYGSDDHGCERRFAEAMKLSSSEREQFVIQSKAGIVKDGPYFDFSHHHIIESVNGSLQALGTDYLDILLLHRPDALVEPEEVARAFDELSAAGKVRAFGVSNQTPRQLDLLRKHVTQPIVANQLQLSITHAPMIAQGVAANMQDLDQSVVRDDGVVDYCRLHDITIQAWSPFQAGFFDGPFLGSDRFPELNAVIDRLSDKYGVPGEAIAVAWITRHPAQMQVVLGTTTPERVTAAALGSDLPLTRSEWYELFRAAGYRVP